TTGAATCATGATAAATTTATAATTTTTATTTTCTTTAATATTTGTTTTTAATAAAGCATTGGCAGTGGTAGCCGAACCCGAAAAAAAATCTAATATAAAATCATTTTCATGAAAATTACAATATTCAATCATTAATTCAATTAATTCAATTGGTTTGGGATGGTCAAATATAGGAACATTTCCTTCTGAAAACAACTGTTTAATTAATTTAGTGCCATTACTTGTTGTTCCAACATTGTCCCACCATGTACTAATTTTTTTAACATTATTTTTTAAATCATTCAAATAAGTTTTTTGATATAAATTATTGTTAATTTTAACTATTTTACCTTCATCATACATATTAGACATTCTTTTTTCAGAAAATCTAAAATAACCTTCAACTCCTAAAAAATTATAATAAGGATTGCCTTTTCTAGCTCCTCCAGGACCACTAACTGGATTTAATGAATATGGACCTTTACCATCCCCATCATCTTTATTGAATCTTTTAAAATCTTCTTCACTTTTTCTAATGCCATAATTTAGTCTATTTTTATGAATATTTAACTTATTTTTAGCATAAAATAAATGATAATTATGATTTTCAGAAATAATTTTATCGTTAGAAATACCCCCACGAGATTTTTGACAAATAGTGGCAATAAAATTAGTTTCACCAAAAATTTCATCACAAATTTTTTTTAAATTACTAAATTCGTTATCATCAATACTAATAAATATTACTCCCTCATCATTAAGAAGATTTTTAGCTAATTTTAACCTTGGATACATCATATTCAACCAATTAGAATGAAAACGACCATAAGCCTCCATGTTTGTGCTTAATTTAATACCAATGCTCTCTCTCTCTCTCTCTCTCTCCTGTAACTAATTGTCCTGTAAGCTCTAAATAATTTTCTAAGTTATCTTTAAAATTATCCTTATAAATAAAATCTTTTCCAGTATTATAAGGCGGATCTATGTAAATACATTTTATCTTATTATAATAACTTTTTTGTAAAAGCTTTAAAACTTCAAGATTATCCCCTTCAATATACAAGTTTTGAGTTGAATCCCAATCCTTTGATTCCTCACGACATGGCCTTAAAGTTCCAGTAGACTGTTTTTGAGACTCTTTAATAGCTTGAATCTTACCTGGCCAAGTAAAACTATACTTTTCATGAAAAACATCAATATCCTCACCTAAAATCAGTTCTAATTTTTTAAAGTCAATTTTGTTTTCAGTTATTACATCTGGGAAAATTTCTTTCAATTTAGAAATATTGTCTGAAACAATGTTTTTACTTTCACCTGTTAACTTTATTTCATTCATCATAATCACTTATATCGTAATAAATTCTTTTATATTATTTGTTCTTAATAAAATTTCTTTAATGTTGGTTTTATCAACATCAGATTTAAAACCAGAATCCTTAAATACTACTCTAGATTTAGATGCATTTTTAGTTAGCTTTATTATTTCACCAGTTATTTCTCTTGTTATATTATTATCTAAACAGAATACTAAAGCACCAAAACCTACTGAATAAATGTTGTTAATCTCTTCAATTGGGAATGTTAAATCTATTCCGTATTCAGATTTAAGCATGATTTCATAAACTAAATCCTCATTAGATCTTCCTTCTTTAATATTATCAATTATTAATGATTGTTGCACATTATTATAATCTGGATCCCATTTTTTTAAATTTGAAGAATCCAATTTAAACACCTTAAATCCAATATCTAAATCTTTATTTCCAGATTCCTCAACAATCTTATCACCAGCACGCCTAATACGCTCCTTACCAATTTCACAAATTGTTTCATAACCATCTTCATAAGCATTAGAGTTTTCTCCAGTTTCTTCTGGAATTTGCACCATTATAAATTTATTTCTTTTAAATTTTTTACTGTTTAATTTCATAACTGCATTAGCTGTAGTTGCAGATCCTGAAAAGAAATCTAAAATAATATCACTTTCATTTAAACTAATATCAACAAAATGTTCAATCAATTTTATAGGTTTAGGATACTCAAAATATTTTTTTTCACCAAAAATATTTTTTAAATCTTTAGTTCCATCAGAAGTATTTGTAAAATCTATGATGTTTCTATATGGAATTTTATATTCTTCAATTATTTCTTCAGTACTTGTATTAAAAAATTCATAGTTCTTTTGAACTAATTTAATATCTCCTTTATTATTCTTTTTAAAAGCCAAATAATTATTTCTAATTCCATTAATTATAGTTTTTCTCTAAAAATT
This DNA window, taken from Methanobrevibacter oralis, encodes the following:
- a CDS encoding site-specific DNA-methyltransferase, translated to MEAYGRFHSNWLNMMYPRLKLAKNLLNDEGVIFISIDDNEFSNLKKICDEIFGETNFIATICQKSRGGISNDKIISENHNYHLFYAKNKLNIHKNRLNYGIRKSEEDFKRFNKDDGDGKGPYSLNPVSGPGGARKGNPYYNFLGVEGYFRFSEKRMSNMYDEGKIVKINNNLYQKTYLNDLKNNVKKISTWWDNVGTTSNGTKLIKQLFSEGNVPIFDHPKPIELIELMIEYCNFHENDFILDFFSGSATTANALLKTNIKENKNYKFIMIQLPESTDEKSEACKSGYSNICEIGKERIRRAGDKIVEESGNNDLDIGFKVFKLDSSNLEKWDPDYNNVQQSLTIDNIKSDRTNEDLVYEIMLKYGIDLTLPIEEINNIYSVGFGALVICLDNNITKEITGEIIKLTKNASTSRVVFKDSGFKSDADKTNIKEILRTNNIKEFITI
- a CDS encoding DNA methyltransferase — its product is MNEIKLTGESKNIVSDNISKLKEIFPDVITENKIDFKKLELILGEDIDVFHEKYSFTWPGKIQAIKESQKQSTGTLRPCREESKDWDSTQNLYIEGDNLEVLKLLQKSYYNKIKCIYIDPPYNTGKDFIYKDNFKDNLENYLELTGQLVTGEREREREHWY
- a CDS encoding DNA methyltransferase, with the translated sequence MAFKKNNKGDIKLVQKNYEFFNTSTEEIIEEYKIPYRNIIDFTNTSDGTKDLKNIFGEKKYFEYPKPIKLIEHFVDISLNESDIILDFFSGSATTANAVMKLNSKKFKRNKFIMVQIPEETGENSNAYEDGYETICEIGKERIRRAGDKIVEESGNKDLDIGFKVFKLDSSNLKKWDPDYNNVQQSLIIDNIKEGRSNEDLVYEIMLKSEYGIDLTFPIEEINNIYSVGFGALVFCLDNNITREITGEIIKLTKNASKSRVVFKDSGFKSDVDKTNIKEILLRTNNIKEFITI